A portion of the Musa acuminata AAA Group cultivar baxijiao chromosome BXJ1-1, Cavendish_Baxijiao_AAA, whole genome shotgun sequence genome contains these proteins:
- the LOC135677008 gene encoding squalene monooxygenase SE1-like, with the protein MASVAAEMAEHYLFAAIVASILAFLFLAGIRGRKAARGRKRTDDGAPFAAGKEQCDSDADGCGVPDVIVVGAGVAGSALAYTLGKDGRRVHVIERDLTEPDRIVGELLQPGGYLKLVELGLQDCVEEIDAQRVFGYALFKDGRNTKLAYPLEKFHSDVAGRSFHHGRFIQRMRQKAATLPNVRLEQGTVTSLLEENGTIKGVLYKNKAGEELKAFAPLTIVCDGCFSNLRKSLCSPKVDIPSSFVGLVLENCELPFPNHGHVVLADPSPILFYPISSNEVRCLVDVPGQKVPSVANGEMASYLKTVVTPQIPAQLHDPFISAIDKGNIRTIANRSMPAVPHPTPGALLMGDAFNMRHPLTGGGMTVALSDIVLLHNLLKPLRDLHDASTLCNYLESFYTLRKPVASTINTLAGALYKVFSASPDRARNEMRQACFDYLSLGGVFSNGPISLLSGLNPRPLTLVAHFFAVAIYGVGRLLLPFPSPKRMWIGARLISGASGIIFPIIKAEGVRQMFFPATVPAYYRKPPAN; encoded by the exons ATGGCTTCTGTGGCGGCGGAGATGGCGGAGCACTACCTTTTCGCGGCCATTGTCGCTTCGATCTTGGCCTTCCTTTTTCTCGCCGGAATCCGGGGTCGGAAGGCCGCGAGGGGGAGGAAGAGGACCGACGATGGAGCTCCTTTCGCCGCCGGGAAGGAGCAGTGCGATTCGGACGCCGATGGGTGCGGCGTCCCGGACGTGATCGTCGTCGGCGCTGGCGTCGCGGGTTCCGCCCTCGCTTACACGCTCGGAAAG GATGGAAGACGGGTACATGTTATTGAGAGAGATTTAACAGAGCCCGACAGAATTGTTGGTGAACTTTTGCAACCTGGAGGATACTTGAAACTGGTTGAGTTGGGCCTTCAGG ATTGTGTTGAAGAAATTGATGCTCAGCGGGTCTTTGGCTATGCTCTTTTTAAAGATGGAAGAAATACTAAACTTGCTTACCCTCTGGAAAAATTTCATTCCGATGTTGCTGGGAGGAGCTTTCATCATGGACGGTTCATACAAAGGATGCGACAGAAAGCTGCAACTTTACCCAA TGTTCGGCTGGAGCAGGGAACTGTAACATCATTGCTTGAAGAAAATGGAACAATTAAGGGGGTACTGTATAAGAATAAAGCTGGTGAAGAATTAAAAGCTTTTGCACCTCTTACAATTGTATGTGATGGCTGCTTTTCAAATTTGCGGAAGTCTCTCTGCTCTCCTAAG GTGGATATACCATCTTCTTTTGTTGGTTTGGTTCTTGAGAACTGTGAACTTCCATTCCCAAACCATGGGCATGTTGTCTTGGCAGATCCCTCACCCATTTTATTTTATCCAATAAGTAGCAATGAGGTACGCTGTTTGGTTGATGTGCCTGGACAGAAAGTACCTTCTGTAGCGAATGGTGAAATGGCTAGCTACCTAAAGACGGTGGTGACACCTCAG ATTCCAGCTCAACTGCATGATCCTTTTATATCGGCAATCGACAAGGGAAATATTAGAACTATAGCAAATAGGAGCATGCCAGCTGTTCCTCATCCCACACCCGGAGCCCTGTTAATGGGGGATGCTTTCAATATGCGTCATCCTCTAACCGGTGGGGGAATGACTGTGGCCTTATCTGATATAGTTCTTCTACATAATCTTCTCAAGCCTCTTCGTGATCTTCATGATGCATCCACTCTCTGCAATTACTTGGAGTCTTTTTACACCCTACGGAAG CCAGTTGCTTCTACAATAAACACCTTGGCAGGTGCTCTTTACAAGGTCTTTAGTGCATCACCTGATCGAGCTAGGAATGAAATGCGCCAAGCATGTTTCGACTATTTAAGCCTGGGAGGTGTATTCTCAAATGGACCCATTTCTTTACTCTCAGGTCTGAATCCTAGGCCATTGACTTTGGTTGCACACTTCTTTGCTGTCGCTATATATGGTGTTGGCCGCCTATTGCTGCCATTTCCTTCCCCCAAACGAATGTGGATTGGAGCTAGACTTATTTCT GGTGCCTCAGGTATCATTTTCCCCATCATCAAAGCAGAAGGGGTTCGGCAAATGTTCTTCCCTGCAACTGTTCCTGCATATTATAGGAAACCCCCTGCCAATTGA
- the LOC135677011 gene encoding uncharacterized protein LOC135677011 isoform X2 produces MSSGDKKPDHDSWQEKERATKAWRVLLFGLVGATATTFVTGQLRRTADWVYTQERIRRMQSVFNRDRNKHKKSYETWKYSDPGAYRYIPRDDWYYETDSSYREQRSNYNYTPRSRVNCTMSHHYTVLGLDRSRAEPYSDVDIKTAFRAKAMEYHPDQNPDNKEAAEAKFKEIIMSYEAIKLERSQS; encoded by the exons ATGAGCTCCGGGGATAAGAAGCCCGACCACGATTCGTGGCAGGAGAAGGAGCGCGCGACGAAGGCTTGGCGTGTTCTCCTCTTCGGattggtcggtgccaccgccactaCCTTTGTG ACTGGTCAGCTGCGGAGGACTGCTGACTGGGTATACACTCAG GAGCGTATACGGCGAATGCAAAGTGTATTTAACAGGGATAGAAATAAGCATAAGAAGAGCTATGAGACTTGGAAGTATAGCGACCCTGGTGCATATCGGTATATTCCACGTGATGATTGGTATTATGAGACAGATTCATCTTACAGGGAACAAAGAAGTAATTACAATTACACCCCTAGATCCAGGGTGAACTGTACAATGTCACACCACTACACAGTGTTGGGTCTTGATAG GTCTAGAGCAGAGCCATATTCAGATGTTGATATTAAG ACTGCTTTCCGAGCAAAAGCAATGGAGTACCATCCTGATCAAAACCCAGATAATAAAG AGGCTGCAGAGGCGAAGTTTAAAGAAATAATAATGTCCTATGAAGCAATTAAATTGGAGAGAAGTCAGAGTTGA
- the LOC135677011 gene encoding uncharacterized protein LOC135677011 isoform X1, producing MSSGDKKPDHDSWQEKERATKAWRVLLFGLVGATATTFVTGQLRRTADWVYTQLSRLRASSSWRNTSSSNHGGSSQDAWKRYYRTRMQEEYEEERERVERIRRMQSVFNRDRNKHKKSYETWKYSDPGAYRYIPRDDWYYETDSSYREQRSNYNYTPRSRVNCTMSHHYTVLGLDRSRAEPYSDVDIKTAFRAKAMEYHPDQNPDNKEAAEAKFKEIIMSYEAIKLERSQS from the exons ATGAGCTCCGGGGATAAGAAGCCCGACCACGATTCGTGGCAGGAGAAGGAGCGCGCGACGAAGGCTTGGCGTGTTCTCCTCTTCGGattggtcggtgccaccgccactaCCTTTGTG ACTGGTCAGCTGCGGAGGACTGCTGACTGGGTATACACTCAG CTGAGCAGATTACGGGCAAGTTCATCTTGGAGAAACACGAGTAGCTCAAATCATGGAGGATCCAGTCAAGATGCTTGGAAAAGATATTATCGCACTAGAATGCAAGAGGAATATGAAGAGGAAAGGGAGAGAGTT GAGCGTATACGGCGAATGCAAAGTGTATTTAACAGGGATAGAAATAAGCATAAGAAGAGCTATGAGACTTGGAAGTATAGCGACCCTGGTGCATATCGGTATATTCCACGTGATGATTGGTATTATGAGACAGATTCATCTTACAGGGAACAAAGAAGTAATTACAATTACACCCCTAGATCCAGGGTGAACTGTACAATGTCACACCACTACACAGTGTTGGGTCTTGATAG GTCTAGAGCAGAGCCATATTCAGATGTTGATATTAAG ACTGCTTTCCGAGCAAAAGCAATGGAGTACCATCCTGATCAAAACCCAGATAATAAAG AGGCTGCAGAGGCGAAGTTTAAAGAAATAATAATGTCCTATGAAGCAATTAAATTGGAGAGAAGTCAGAGTTGA
- the LOC103999617 gene encoding GTP-binding protein At3g49725, chloroplastic, which yields MLHLRAITRLRTPLRSLPRILLTPFSSSPPPSPPLLRPPPPISPPSAPFSTTSSSRRRRGGGDAEADESDGAGVSLFGRDPTHPPKLFVVQPRLRPDSLLHSKLSEALNLANSLEERRDGVFAEDYGSKEPPPHLVVQNPGARSLRVHSDTYFGRGTVENVKCELRALETENAIDAIFVNAILSGIQQRNLEVSWQKPVLDRIGLIIEIFNAHAETKEAKLQSELAALMYKRTRLVRVRGPGGRMTFGTSGEAEVVSARGRGSGGRGFISGAGETELQLQRRRIQERRIHILSQIEEVRRTRSLQRYARRRHGSSYGQGLATVAVVGYTNAGKSTLVSALSESDLYSDDRLFATVDPRVRSVVLPSGKKALLSDTVGFISDLPVQLVEAFHATLEEVVEADLLVHVLDSSSPDLDAQREAVLQVLQQLGVSGEKIKNMIEVWNKIDLLESNGGADECFGEEEIIGEDEEEYPEDDMTCDPSSGKPVDEDDDAMASEFSQEESLDNADDVASEFSCGEHMDDNDDYDDGDIASDVSTEEVMENFDNKDVDSLVECDVKDSGDHHESKTINCVKTSAITGVGLQELLNLIDQKLNKEESDEKRTFFPCDRKWRPSDTADDEKAAEQ from the exons ATGCTGCATCTGAGAGCCATCACTCGCCTTCGAACCCCTCTACGATCGCTCCCCAGAATCCTCCTCACCCCCTTCTCCTCGTCCCCTCCTCCTTCGCCGCCCCTCCTTCGCCCGCCTCCCCCGATCTCACCCCCCTCCGCCCCcttctccaccacctcctcctcccgcaGGCGCCGCGGCGGTGGGGACGCGGAGGCCGATGAAAGCGACGGGGCCGGCGTCTCCCTCTTCGGCCGCGACCCCACGCATCCGCCGAAGCTGTTCGTGGTCCAACCCCGCCTCCGCCCCGACTCCCTCCTCCACTCCAAGCTCTCCGAGGCGCTCAATCTTGCCAACTCCCTCGAGGAGCGGAGGGACGGCGTCTTCGCCGAGGACTACGGCTCGAAGGAGCCGCCGCCACACCTCGTCGTGCAGAACCCTGGTGCCAGATCCCTCAGGGTGCACTCGG ACACATATTTTGGACGGGGGACTGTTGAAAATGTCAAATGCGAACTAAGGGCCTTGGAGACAGAG AATGCAATAGATGCAATTTTTGTTAATGCAATTCTTTCTGGGATCCAGCAGCGCAATTTGGAG GTTTCATGGCAGAAACCAGTCTTAGATCGCATTGGTCTTATTATAGAGATATTCAATGCTCATGCTGaaacaaaagaagcaaaattacAG TCAGAGTTAGCAGCTCTTATGTATAAGAGGACAAGGCTTGTACGAGTTCGTGGTCCAGGTGGCCGGATGACTTTTGGAACAAGTGGAGAAGCTGAAGTTGTTAGTGCTCGGGG GAGAGGAAGTGGAGGCCGTGGCTTTATTAGTGGTGCTGGAGAAACTGAACTGCAGCTTCAACGTCGGAG AATTCAAGAGCGACGAATCCATATACTATCCCAGATTGAGGAAGTTCGACGAACACGGTCTCTGCAACGTTATGCACGTAGAAGGCATGGTAGTTCATATGGTCAGGGCCTAGCAACTGTTGCTGTTGTTGGATATACAAATGCT GGCAAATCTACCTTAGTCAGTGCTCTTTCTGAAAGTGATTTATATAGTGATGATAG ATTATTTGCAACTGTGGATCCTCGAGTAAGAAGTGTTGTCCTTCCGTCAGG GAAAAAGGCGCTTCTTAGTGATACTGTTGGATTCATCTCAGATTTGCCTGTACAG CTAGTGGAGGCCTTTCATGCAACCTTGGAAGAAGTGGTTGAAGCAGATTTATTAGTG CATGTACTAGACTCTAGTTCACCTGATCTTGATGCGCAACGTGAAGCTGTACTTCAAGTGCTGCAACAGCTTGGTGTGTCAGGGGAAAAgattaaaaatatgattgaagTTTGGAACAAA ATTGATCTTCTTGAAAGCAACGGTGGAGCTGATGAATGTTTTGGTGAAGAAGAAATAATAGGtgaagatgaagaagaatacCCAGAGGATGATATGACATGTGATCCTTCATCTGGTAAGCCTGTAGATGAGGATGATGATGCCATGGCTTCTGAATTTTCACAAGAAGAAAGTCTGGATAATGCTGACGATGTGGCATCTGAGTTCTCCTGTGGTGAGCATATGGATGATAATGATGATTATGATGATGGCGACATTGCTTCTGATGTTTCAACTGAAGAGGTTATGGAAAATTTTGATAACAAAGATGTTGACTCCTTGGTGGAATGTGATGTGAAGGATTCAGGAGATCATCATGAATCCAAAACCATCAATTGCGTGAAAACTTCAGCGATTACAGGGGTTGGCTTGCAGGAGTTGCTGAATCTTATAGATCAGAAGCTAAATAAGGAGGAATCTGATGAGAAAAGGACTTTTTTTCCTTGTGATAGGAAATGGAGACCCTCCGACACTGCAGACGACGAAAAGGCTGCAGAACAGTAG
- the LOC135587423 gene encoding homeobox-leucine zipper protein HOX19-like: MDMDPHDTFDTDLSLGLGIGPASTASADDCRRRQRECCSPCTNLFPDEPSLSLSLSDDPSSGGRTMQKAEADRPGQLSSSRSAASSFSSAAYVAIPKKKKKKKKKEEEDDVGAEVERVSSRGSDEEENSSGRKKLRLTREQSALLEDRFKEHTTLNPKQKQALAKDLNLRPRQVEVWFQNRRARTKLKQTEVDCEFLKKCYEALTNENQRLQKELQELKALKFAQPLLHMQLPSAAAPLTMCPSCQRISGGGGDAKDSSKAPKPGHCLNPFSHSAAC, translated from the exons ATGGACATGGATCCTCATGATACATTTGATACTGACCTTTCTCTTGGGCTAGGCATCGGTCCTGCGAGCACAGCATCGGCCGATGACTGTCGTCGTCGGCAACGAGAATGTTGCTCGCCTTGCACGAACCTGTTCCCTGACGAGCCGTCCCTCAGCTTGAGCCTCTCCGATGATCCCTCCAGTGGTGGCCGGACCATGCAAAAGGCTGAAGCTGATAGGCCTGGGCAGCTATCGTCTTCTCGTAGCGCAGCCTCCTCGTTCTCCTCTGCTGCGTACGTAGCGatcccgaagaagaagaagaagaagaagaagaaggaggaggaggatgatgtgGGAGCGGAGGTGGAGAGAGTTTCATCTCGTGGTAGCGATGAGGAGGAGAACAGCAGCGGCAGGAAGAAGCTTAGGCTCACGAGAGAGCAGTCCGCTCTGTTGGAGGACAGATTCAAGGAGCATACTACCCTAAATCCG aaacaaaaacaagcgttggccaaggatttgaatctgCGGCCCCGGCAAGTGGAAGTGTGGTTCCAGAACAGGAGAGCAAG GACGAAGCTGAAGCAGACCGAGGTCGACTGTGAGTTCCTTAAGAAGTGCTACGAGGCGCTGACCAACGAGAACCAGAGGCTACAGAAGGAGCTGCAGGAGCTCAAGGCTCTCAAATTCGCGCAGCCACTGCTCCACATGCAGCTCCCGTCGGCGGCCGCCCCCCTCACGATGTGCCCATCCTGCCAGAGGATCagcggaggcggcggcgacgCCAAAGACAGTTCCAAAGCACCAAAACCCGGTCACTGCTTGAATCCTTTTTCTCATTCAGCTGCATGCTGA
- the LOC135587430 gene encoding protein LIKE COV 1-like, with the protein MAAAVVARERDGDRELLIPVGETALEFHHLKDGAPPAAISSPPPASHHTPTGIEALSKVIRSWASKTFMTGCVILLPIAITFYTTWWFFSFVDGFFSPIYAHLGINVFGLGFITSITFIFLVGMFMSSWLGTSLLGLGEWFIKKMPLVRHIYSASKQISGAISPDQSSRAFKEVVILRHPRIGEYAIGFITSTVILRGSSGDEELSCVYVPTNNLYLGDIFFFNSMDVIRPNLSVREGIEIVLSGGMSIPPVLSTRKVKDTLEEEARILQNPKLLSVKD; encoded by the exons ATGGCCGCCGCCGTCGTCGCCCGCGAGAGGGACGGCGACAGGGAGCTCCTCATCCCCGTCGGCGAGACGGCCCTGGAGTTCCACCACCTCAAGGATGGCGCACCCCCGGCCGCGATCTCCTCTCCACCGCCTGCCTCCCACCACACGCCCACCGGCATCGAG GCACTTTCTAAAGTCATTCGCAGCTGGGCTTCCAAAACGTTCATGACTGGTTG TGTAATTCTCCTTCCAATTGCCATCACCTTTTACACTACCTGGTGGTTCTTTAGTTTTGTGGATGGATTCTTTTCACCTATATATGCTCATCTTGGAATTAATGTTTTCG GTTTAGGATTTATCACCTCAATCACCTTCATCTTTCTTGTTGGAATGTTCATGTCGTCATGGTTGGGAACTTCTCTACTTGGCCTTGGTGAGTGGTTCATCAAGAAAATGCCACTTGTGCGCCACATCTACTCCGCATCGAAACAAATAAGTGGAGCAATTTCTCCAG ATCAGAGCTCCCGAGCTTTCAAGGAGGTGGTCATTCTAAGGCATCCACGCATCGGTGAATACGCAATTGGCTTCATTACATCGACTGTGATTCTTCGAGGAAGCAGTGGAGACGAGGAGCTCTCTTGTGTGTATGTGCCAACCAATAACCTCTACCTTGGCGACATCTTTTTCTTCAACTCAATGGATGTGATCAGACCAAACTTGTCTGTACGCGAAGGGATCG AGATTGTTCTTTCAGGTGGCATGTCGATTCCTCCTGTATTATCTACTCGTAAAGTGAAGGATACTCTTGAAGAAGAAGCGAGGATTCTGCAAAACCCAAAATTGCTGAGTGTGAAGGATTAA